Proteins found in one Aethina tumida isolate Nest 87 chromosome 1, icAetTumi1.1, whole genome shotgun sequence genomic segment:
- the LOC109608352 gene encoding uncharacterized protein LOC109608352 isoform X2: protein MYRLFTLSTLILVSVCTPKRPRIYNVLISTKKNLSPSHAIPVYEPVIRTTSVGVAFPPLIYHTPLQQPNTPSIQPLTVLNGGPVIQEIIKTPATQQQIHDEPSNVQKLPIEQYIQYNRYTSPYFQQYLNKQEVISPDISNHRYKEEQTSNLGEISEPQRNFGKYYENVNDPKQIIANFKKNPEIPDVPPPELPVKNL from the exons ATGTACAGATTGTTCACGCTCAGCACGTTGATATTAGTAAGTGTCTGCACACCAAAAAGGCCGAGAATATACAACGTGCTAATTAGTACAAAGAAGAATTTATCCCCTAGTCACGCAATCCCCGTTTATGAACCAGTGATAAGAACGACATCCGTTGGAGTAGCGTTCCCACCTTTGATCTACCACACTCCATTACAGCAACCCAACACACCAAGCATCCAACCACTTACAGTT ctgAACGGAGGCCCTGTTATacaggaaataataaaaactcctGCCACGCAGCAGCAAATACACGATGAACCTTCGAACGTACAAAAACTGCCCATTGAACAATATATCCAGTACAATCGTTACACATCACCGTATTTCCAGCAGTATCTGAACAAGCAGGAAGTCATCAGTCCTGATATTAGCAATCATAGATACAAGGAGGAGCAGACGAGCAATCTGGGCGAGATCAGCGAGCCTCAGAGGAACTTCGGGAAGTATTACGAGAACGTAAATGATCCCAAGCAGATAATCGCCAATTTTAAGAAGAATCCTGAAATTCCAGATGTTCCACCTCCAGAACTTCCAGTCAAAAATTTATGa
- the LOC109608359 gene encoding coiled-coil domain-containing protein 124 — protein MPKKTENTKAVAARERKKNAKEAEIARKQKEEEDAYWKDDDKQVLKKQQKKEEQERKRQEQLKKKAEAKALLEKEQATIVKSAKAPPPPKITRAQIERQQQLRQRDEEKKKDTPITTHLDAPLVENVNRLTIDGDEARTVSEAIAVLSNSPEEVDKHPEKRMKAAYTAFEERRLKELKVEMPELKLSQMKQLIWKEWGKSPENPLNQN, from the exons ATGCctaaaaaaacagaaaacacAAAAGCCGTAGCGGCCCGCGAAAGGAAAAAGAACGCCAAAGAGGCAGAGATAGCCCGCAAACAGAAGGAAGAGGAGGACGCTTATTGGAAGGATGATGACAAACAAGTACTgaagaaacaacaaaaaaag GAGGAGCAGGAGCGTAAGAGACAGGAACAATTGAAGAAGAAGGCTGAAGCCAAAGCGCTGTTGGAAAAGGAACAGGCGACTATTGTCAAGTCAGCCAAGGCACCGCCACCACCAAAAATAACCCGAGCACAAATTGAGAGGCAGCAACAGTTAAGGCAACGTGATGAAGAGAAGAAAAAGGATACTCCAATTACAACACATTTGGATGCACCACTGGTTGAAAACGTGAATAGATTAACTATTGATGGAGATGAAGCCAGAACTGTCAGCGAAGCCATAGCTGTTTTGAG taACTCTCCTGAAGAGGTTGACAAGCATCCAGAGAAGAGGATGAAGGCGGCCTACACGGCGTTTGAGGAAAGAAGGTTGAAGGAATTGAAGGTAGAGATGCCAGAGTTAAAATTGTCACAAATGAAACAGTTGATTTGGAAAGAATGGGGCAAATCGCCTGAAAATCCTTTGAACCAAAATTAG
- the LOC109608365 gene encoding UPF0235 protein C15orf40 homolog codes for MFSLRLGRSCGKIENILIANMSKKSKGKAAEKQQPKPAQEDLGPIQKDKSDNILISILAKPGAKQNAITGITSEGVGVQINAPPSEGEANTELVKYMASVLGLRKSDVVFDKGFKSRSKTLKITGLITLEQVKQKIQDEINAT; via the exons ATGTTTTCATTGAGGTTGGGACGTTCCTGTggcaaaatagaaaatattttgatagcCAACATGTCTAAGAAAAGCAAAGGCAAAGCCGCAGAAAAACAACAACCAAAACCTGctcaa GAAGATTTAGGTCCAATTCAAAAGGACAAGTCTGATAACAtccttatttcaatattagcAAAACCAGGTGCTAAACAAAATGCGATAACTG gtatTACATCTGAAGGTGTAGGCGTACAAATCAATGCTCCCCCAAGTGAGGGGGAAGCCAATACGGAATTAGTAAAATACATGGCCTCAGTTTTGGGTCTTAGGAAAAGTGATGTAGTATTTGATAAG gGATTTAAATCAAGGTccaaaacattgaaaataactgGCTTGATAACATTGGAACAGGTAAAACAGAAAATTCAAGATGAAATAAATGCCACTTAA
- the LOC109608346 gene encoding pancreatic triacylglycerol lipase produces MKLFLVASFALIAFVSATPAGKANLALSHVQEDLRNARTYLLVEKEPEVYVVEDLVNSKIELQATANDATLYLYTRNNQENPVVLKVQDAASLASNQYFSNKRSNVFISHGWNNDYQSPVNRLITAAVLEKYDVNVFVVDWSGPANKNYLTAKNAVPTIGQAVGDFINDLISNYGFASSQFLLIGHSLGAHVAGCAGARVNGVIDTIVGLDPASPLFTMGNTDNRLDTTDASFVHIIHTNGGLLGFSAAIGHVDYYPNGGSSQPGCGIDLAGTCAHSRSYMYFAESIRNNKFVARNCDSFKNYSNGKCSSNVKSVMGGFKVDKSVDGEFYLETNSVEPFGEGKCL; encoded by the exons ATGAAACTGTTCCTTGTAGCGTCCTTTGCACTTATCGCCTTCGTATCAGCCACCCCCG cgGGCAAGGCAAATCTGGCTTTGTCGCACGTTCAGGAAGACCTACGTAATGCCCGTACATATCTCCTAGTCGAAAAAGAGCCAGAAGTGTACGTGGTGGAGGACTTGGTGAACTCCAAAATCGAGCTCCAAGCCACCGCCAACGACGCAACCCTCTACCTTTACACCAGAAACAACCAAGAAAACCCCGTGGTACTCAAGGTGCAAGACGCCGCATCACTGGCCAGCAACCAATACTTCAGCAACAAAAGGAGCAACGTGTTCATCAGCCACGGCTGGAACAACGACTACCAAAGCCCCGTCAACAGGCTCATAACCGCCGCCGTCCTCGAAAAGTACGACGTGAACGTCTTCGTGGTGGACTGGAGCGGACCGGCCAACAAAAACTACCTCACCGCCAAAAACGCCGTGCCGACCATCGGCCAGGCCGTCGGTGACTTCATCAACGACCTGATCTCCAACTACGGCTTCGCCAGCTCCCAGTTCCTCCTGATCGGTCACAGCTTGGGTGCCCACGTTGCCGGATGTGCCGGCGCCCGTGTCAACGGCGTCATCGACACCATCGTCGGCTTGGACCCGGCCTCCCCGTTGTTCACCATGGGCAACACCGACAACCGTCTGGACACCACCGACGCCTCCTTCGTCCACATCATCCACACCAACGGCGGTCTCCTCGGCTTTTCCGCCGCCATTGGGCACGTCGACTACTACCCCAACGGCGGATCCTCACAACCCGGATGTGGTATCGATTTGGCCGGTACTTGTGCGCACAGCAGGTCGTACATGTACTTCGCCGAGTCCATCAGGAACAACAAGTTCGTTGCCCGcaactgcgacagcttcaaaaatTATTCGAACGGAAAGTGTTCTTCTAACGTCAAATCGGTTATGGGTGGATTCAAAGTTGATAAATC GGTTGACGGTGAGTTCTATCTTGAAACCAACTCGGTCGAGCCTTTTGGAGAGGGTAAATGTCTTTAG